In the Colletotrichum lupini chromosome 1, complete sequence genome, one interval contains:
- a CDS encoding cytochrome b2: MTTKPEESERATISVTDLSKHNTKSDCWIAVHSKVWDITDFINEHPGGPSVLLKCAGSNATKIFDEVHAPDILEELPDEKFIGILKDATPDVPAAASQPEGVNGTLSAPAETSKHSSADEDTIPPLESIIGAPDLEVVASKALTPKTWAFYSSAATDLITHRNNKQLTRRIMIRPRILRNVSHIDMKTNILGFESSAPFFISPAAMAKLVHPDGELALSRGAANEGIIQCISSNASYTLKSIVSAAPPSQPFFFQLYINSERHKTIEILRSARALGIKAIFVTVDAPVPGKREADERAAQAGTIRAAISGAESSKDKKGSGLGRLMAQYIDKSITWEDLTWIREASGVPIVLKGVQTADDVRLAVEYGVEAVFLSNHGGRSLDGSQASILVLLELREQCPEIFEKLEVYIDGGFERGSDILKAIALGATAVGIGRPFLYSLVYGQDGVEHLSQILKDELETSMRLCGITSLSQAAPAMVNTLDIDHLVVSEHRARQKKPVRRPRSKL; this comes from the exons ATGACGACAAAGCCAGAGGAGAGTGAGAGAGCCACGATAAGTGTGACTGATCTCAGCAAGCACAACACCAAGTCGGACTGCTGGATAGCAGTACACTCCAAAGTCTGGGATATCACAGACTTCATCAACGAGCATCCGGGAGGTCCGTCGG TTCTTCTAAAGTGCGCTGGCTCAAATGCCACAAAGATATTCGATGAAGTCCACGCACCAGATATCCTGGAGGAGCTACCAGACGAGAAGTTCATCGGCATACTGAAAGATGCCACTCCAGACGTGCCTGCAGCAGCATCGCAACCAGAGGGTGTTAACGGCACATTATCTGCCCCCGCCGAGACTTCGAAGCACTCTTCTGCCGACGAAGACACCATCCCGCCTCTAGAGTCCATTATCGGTGCGCCAGATCTAGAAGTTGTGGCCTCGAAAGCGCTGACGCCAAAGACATGGGCCTTCTACTCATCTGCGGCTACCGATCTGATCACACACCGAAACAATAAGCAACTCACAAGAAGAATTATGATCCGGCCAAGGATTCTAAGAAATGTCTCGCATATTGATATGAAGACGAACATTCTTGGATTCGAAAGCTCGGCCCCGTTCTTCATCTCGCCTGCCGCGATGGCAAAGCTTGTGCATCCAGATGGCGAGCTGGCTCTCAGTCGCGGTGCAGCAAATGAAGGAATTATTCAATGT ATTTCGAGCAATGCATCCTACACCCTTAAGTCTATCGTATCCGCCGCGCCGCCGTCACagcccttcttcttccagCTTTACATCAACTCAGAACGTCACAAGACGATCGAGATCCTCCGATCGGCACGTGCACTGGGCATAAAAGCAATCTTCGTGACCGTCGATGCCCCCGTCCCTGGAAAGAGAGAGGCAGACGAGCGTGCAGCTCAAGCAGGAACGATCCGAGCAGCCATTAGCGGCGCTGAAAGTAGCAAGGACAAGAAAGGCAGCGGACTCGGCCGCTTAATGGCGCAATACATCGACAAGTCGATTACATGGGAGGATCTAACCTGGATCAGAGAGGCTAGCGGAGTACCAATCGTCCTCAAGGGTGTTCAAACTGCCGATGATGTCAGGTTAGCGGTTGAGTACGGGGTTGAAGCAGTCTTCCTGAGCAACCATGGTGGTCGATCTCTGGATGG ATCGCAAGCCTCTATCCTAGTTCTGCTAGAGCTCCGAGAACAGTGTCCCGAAATTTTCGAGAAGCTCGAAGTCTACATCGATGGCGGTTTCGAGCGCGGCTCGGATATCCTCAAAGCAATCGCCCTCGGAGCTACAGCTGTGGGCATCGGGCGACCGTTCTTGTACTCTCTCGTGTATGGTCAAGATGGTGTAGAGCATCTCTCTCAAA TTCTGAAAGACGAGTTAGAGACTTCGATGAGACTTTGTGGCATTACCAGCCTCAGTCAAGCTGCGCCCGCGATGGTGAACACTCTAGATATTGACCATTTGGTAGTTTCTGAGCATAGAGCGCGGCAAAAGAAGCCTGTGAGAAGGCCAAGATCAAAGCTCTAG
- a CDS encoding dihydrodipicolinate synthase: protein MPSSTIAPKSKPLPPGVYTPVVTIYKAGDPLQPVDHDALYKQCQALVRAGMHGLVYLGTNGELVLLTADERKAILQTAVRAVKDLGKPDYPIVAGISAESTREAVLNAKDAGAAGASFGLLLPPSYWAKALSSDAILGFYRDVADNSPIPIVIYNFPGVTSGVDLDSDQITALASHPNIVAVKLTCGNVGKVTRLTSKFTHEQFGVFGGSSDYLLPTLQAGGSGCVTGMGNIFPGSTSAVYDLWKDGKADESLKLQYDVANAEWACKKGIALTKYGAWHFFGRDIGLTDESSWEMRRPYLPLGDATKIWALETLGVLGETEKQRSWSK, encoded by the coding sequence ATGCCTTCCAGCACCATCGCACCCAAGTCAAAGCCCCTCCCGCCAGGGGTCTACACCCCCGTTGTCACAATCTACAAAGCCGGCGATCCTCTGCAACCCGTAGACCATGACGCACTTTACAAGCAATGTCAAGCCTTAGTCCGCGCTGGTATGCACGGTCTCGTCTACCTCGGGACCAACGGCGAACTCGTTCTTCTGACAGCAGACGAGCGCAAGGCTATTCTCCAAACAGCGGTGCGCGCTGTCAAAGACCTTGGAAAGCCTGACTACCCTATTGTAGCTGGCATATCTGCAGAATCTACCCGCGAAGCCGTCCTCAACGCCAAAGATGCCGGCGCAGCAGGCGCAAGCTTTGGACTTTTGCTCCCGCCCAGTTACTGGGCTAAAGCCCTATCAAGTGACGCGATATTGGGATTTTACCGAGATGTTGCGGATAACTCTCCTATTCCGATTGTCATCTACAATTTCCCTGGCGTCACGTCTGGCGTGGATCTCGATTCCGACCAGATTACTGCTCTCGCGTCGCATCCCAACATCGTGGCTGTGAAGCTGACCTGCGGTAACGTCGGCAAGGTGACTCGCTTGACCAGCAAGTTTACACATGAGCAATTTGGTGTTTTTGGTGGCAGCAGCGACTACCTTCTTCCAACGCTACAGGCTGGAGGAAGTGGCTGCGTAACGGGCATGGGAAACATCTTTCCCGGTTCAACGTCAGCAGTGTACGACCTGTGGAAGGATGGGAAGGCTGATGAGTCCCTGAAACTGCAATATGATGTGGCAAACGCGGAATGGGCTTGTAAGAAGGGTATTGCCTTGACAAAATACGGTGCCTGGCACTTCTTTGGTCGCGATATCGGGCTCACCGACGAGTCATCGTGGGAGATGAGGCGGCCGTATCTTCCACTCGGTGACGCAACTAAGATATGGGCTTTAGAAACACTTGGTGTACTCGGAGAGACGG